From Funiculus sociatus GB2-C1:
GTTAGCCCATTTTAAAGCGCGTTGAGCGATCGCTTCAATTCGGTCTTGGAGTGCGATCGCTTTCCCGGTCGCTCCATCCCTTCCCGATAATATAATCGGTTCAATCGCTCCATCCAGTTCCGGAATCGCAATCTGCAACGCCACTTGAATTGGATGCAGTCCCAAGTCGCTATCTTCCCATTCTTCGGTAGTTTGGAAGACTAAGGGTAAAGCCACCATGTAGGGACGATTCAATTTTTTCAGCGCATCAATGGCTTTCGGATGATCTTGTCTGGCGGGGCCACCCACGAGAGCAAACCCGGTAAGAGATATCACCGTATCTACTATCGCCTGCGGTGTCTTGGCAGATGGATCGTAGAAATAAGCCTCAATTGGCTTGGCAAAATCTAAACCTCCAGCAAAAACGGGAATTACCCGTGCGCCCATCGCTTCTAGTTCCTGCACCATTGCCACATAATGGGCATCATCGCCTGTGACCAAGTGAGTGCGTTGTAGCACTAAGCCAACACAGGGTGCCAAAGGATCTTTGATATCGTTGGATATATCTCTGCGGCTGCTGTGCCAGTTAAGATACTCCTTGACATCCTCAAACATTTGTGGTGCGAGGGGATGCCAGATGCCCATGTCAGGATAGGTTACTGGTTCCTGAAACTTCAGCTTTTGCTCACCTTTGTAAACGTATTTATCCGCCAGCATCAGCAGGAAGTTCTCCAGGTTTTCCTGAGAACCGCCTAGCCAATATTGGAAGCTAAGCATGAAGTTTCGGGCATCCTGCGCTTTGTCCATTGGCAGGTATTTCAGGACTTTGGGCAGAGTTTGCAGTAGCTTCAGCATCCCATCTTGGAAGCCGCTGCCGGATTTTTCCTTGCGCTTTCGCATGAATTGCGCGATCGCACTCTTCGATTGTCCCAGCTGCGCCATCGAGAAGCTGCCCATCTTGTTCAGGCGCATCACTTGGGGCATTGAGGGAAATACTACGGCAACATCAAGGTTGTCTCGGTGTGGTTCCACCGCCGCTACAACTTTATCCGCTAAGTCTTCTATAAAGATCAACGAAGCGATAAAGATATTCGCCGCAGCGACCTCTTGCTTAAAACCCTCGTAGTTCTCAGGATCTCGCAGTTCTTCCAGCAGATATCCGCTGATTTCAACCGCTAAGTCGGGGTGGTTCTTGTTAATTGAGCGAACCGCTCCTGAGATGGCACTCTGGTACTGTGGCTCTAGCACGACATAGACCACCTTGAGTAGCGATCGCCCCCTCAGGTTGTCCGGGGAAATGTGGCGAATGGTGGACTTGACGTGAGTGAACATTCGCTTAGGCTCCAATGATACGGTGTTCTCTTCTTCAGGAATGCTCGATCTTTTAGCTCTAGGGCAGGATAGGCAATAATCCCCTCCCAATCGCAAAATCGTTAATTGCTAAAAGTAGGCACATCAGCATTTTTAGCAGAAGATGCTTACACTGTGGGGCTTTTGGCGTTTATCTGACACAATTTGATAAAAAAAACGCCATTTTTCTTTACATTTCTACATATTTAGCTGAGTGGAATACTTATTTATTGTAAAAATATTTGATAAATAATTGACATTTTTTACCAAGTGATATATTTTTTATTTTTTTTGATAACAACTATAAAAGTGAAGATAAATAACGCGGTGTGCAACTTAAGAGTTTATTATTAGTGCGTACATAGCATATAATGAGAATAAAAGTTTATTGAATACTTGAAAAAAAATCCTATTGATGTGCGATGGTGCTAGTTTTCCTAGAGAAAATGAAAGACTGATTAATTAAAGATAATGAAGGTAAACTCCAGAAAAATGGTCTAAGAATTGTCATTTATTTGCTTTTTATACCCCCAAAAAATTTTATTAAACTTTTAAATAGGTAGTTTTAATTAAAAAACTGCATGGGTTACGCATTGCGTAACCCATGCAGTACAAGGATTTGATGTATTACAAGTAGAAGCTGACGCATAGTACAAACAACTATGCTGTCCTATTTAGTAACGGTTGCTATTAAAAATTTTCTGTTGATGGCTCAAGTCAGTAAACAGAAATAAAATATCAACTTTATCTGCTGTAACCATCTTGGTGACGGATTATTATGACCTCTAATCAGCCCTTTGAGCAACCTACATCCGAATCTACTGGTAAAGCGTCTGATACAGAACAGCAAGACGATGTTTTATTTCCCATCGTTGGGATGGCTGCCTCTGCTGGTGGACTAGAAGCATTTATAGACTTGCTCAGGCATTTACCCATAGATACAGGCATGGCATTTGTGCTGATTCAGCATCTATCTCCTGACCACAAAAGTCTGCTGACTGAGATTTTAGCGAGGGAGACTAAAATGCCTGTGAGCGAAGTGAAAAACGGTGTGGCTGTAGAACCGAATCAAGTCTACATAATTCCGCCAAACACCAAAATGATTTTGTCTCAAGGGATGCTGCAACTCGCGCCTCGTGAGAAGGTGCTAGGGAAATATATGCCAGGTGATGCCTTCTTTACGTCACTTGCCACCGAGAGAGGGACGAAAGCGATCGCTGTGGTTTTATCTGGAGGTGATGGAGACGGATCGCTAGGACTAACAGAGATCAAAGCAGCAGGCGGCGTGACCTTTGCTCAGTGTGAAGGAACGGCAAAATTTGACAGTATGCCGAATACGGCTGTAGCAACGGGTAATGTCGATTTCATTCTACCTCCCCAAAAAATTGCCGAAGAACTGGCAAAGCTCAGTCGCCATCCCTTAATTGCTCATCGGTCTTCACCTATCTCGGTTGACAATTTTTCTCAAAGTGAAGATGTCCTATCGATCATCTTTGCGCTCCTGAAATCGTCAACAGGCGTTGACTTTAGCGACTACAAGCCCAATACATTAGCTCGACGAATGCAGCGACGAATGCTGTTATACAAGCTAGAACGGCTAGAGGATTACGCTCAGTATCTTAAAGACCATCCGGCTGAAGTCAAGGCACTCTATGAAGAAATTCTGATTCATGTCACCAGTTTTTTCCGCGACTCGGAAGCGTTTCAACAATTGAAGGAGCAAGTCTTTCCGACGATTACCCAAAATAAATCAGAGGATGCTCCGATTCGGATTTGGGTAGCGGGATGTTCGACGGGGGAAGAAGTCTACTCAATCGCTATTTGCTTGCTGGAGTTTTTGCGAGATACTAGCCGTCAGCCCATTCAGATTTTTGCAACGGACATCAGCGAGACAGCGATTAACAAAGCGAGGTCTGGTGTTTATCAAGAAAATCAGATGGTGGAGGTGTCACCAGAACGCCGACAACGCTTCTTTAATAAGTTAGAGAATGGCGGTTATCAAATTAGTAAAGTTGTCCGCGAACTGTGTATATTTGCTCGACAAGACTTGGGCAGCGATCCGCCTTTTTCTAATTTGGATCTGGTTAGCTGTCGCAATGTGCTGATTTATCTAGGAGAGGCGTTGCAACAACGGGTGATGCCGAGCTTCCATTACAGTCTCAACGCCAGAGGATTTCTCTGGCTAGGTACTTCAGAAAGCACGGGTAAATTCTCAGGCTTGTTTACTTTAATTGATAGAAAGTACAGATTTTATGCCAAGAAGCTAACTGTCGCTCGACCCATTTTTTCCTTTGTCACAAGCCAGCATCCAGTGTCAATAATGGATAGCCCGAAGCGGATAAATGAGATTACAAAGGATAATTTTAACTTACAAAAAGAAACCGACCAACTGATCTTGAATCGCTATACTCCAGTGGGTGTGGTGATTAATGAGAAAATGGATGTTCTGCAACTTCGGGGAAAGACCGATCTCTACCTCCGACTGCCATCAGGAACGCCAAGCTTTAACGTATTGAAAATGGTGCAAGACGATTTGCTCCTTGGGCTACGCACCGCCGTATATCAAGCACAACAGCAAGATGTACTGGTGAGAAAGGAAGGGTTACAAATGGTAGATGGCGATCGCTCAAAATTTGTCAATATTGAGGTAATTCCCTTTAAGAATGACATTGCCCAAGAGCGCTATTTTTTAGTTCTATTTGAAGAAGCAACCGCCCCCATTCGCCACCTCAACCCGATTGCTCCTGAAGATTTAGAGCAGAATGATTTAGAGCAGGAGATTGGGCGACTGAAGCAAGAACTCGCAACGGCAATTCAAGAACAGGCAGCGGCTCATGAGTATCTGCAAGCCGCCCTCCAAGAGCAGGAGCATACAAACCAAGACCTGAAAGTTGCCAATGAGGAAATATTGTCGAGCAATGAGGAGTTGCAAAGTACCAATGAAGAACTAGAAACAGCTAAAGAAGAGATTCAAGCGACCAACGAAGAACTACAGACAACCAATGAAGAACTTCGCAGTCGAAACTTGGAATTACACGCTGTCAATAACGATCTGATCAATTTGCTTGCCAGTAGTCACATCCCAATTTTGATGCTGACCAACGATTTGAGGGTTCGACGCTTCACGCCAATGGCGCAAAAATTATTCAATTTCATTCCTACTGATGTTGGACGACCCTTTAGCGATATCAGAACTACTCTTGAGCTTCCTGATTTAGAACCTTTGATTTTAGAGGTGATTGAAACCTTGAGTCCAAAGGAGCTAGAAGTTCAAACCCAGGCAGGATATTGGTATAACCTCCGCATTCGTCCCTACCGCACCACAGAAAACCGGATTGATGGGGCAGTGGTGGTGTTAATTGATATTGATGCTCTTAAACGCAGTGCTACAACCCTAGAAACGGCTCGGAAGTATGCAGAAGCGATCGTGGAAACGGTACAAATGCCTTTGCTGGTGCTGGATAATAAGTTGCGGGTGAACCGAGCGAATCGATCGTTCTATGAAACGTTTCAGGTTTCATCACTGGAAACTATTCAGTCTTCGATCTTTGAGATCGGGAATGGTCAGTGGGATTTGCCGACAATGCGATCGCTCCTAGAAGATACTTTTGCTAATGACACGCCGATTGCAAACTTTGAAGTCGAGCATTGCTTTGAACAAATTGGACAAAAAACTGTGCGGCTTACTGCTTGTAGAATTTTGCAAGCTGGGGATGTCCAAATGCTTTTGCTGGCGATTGAAGACATCAGCCAACAGAAGCAGTTTGAGGCAGAAAAGTCACAGCTACTCGTCCAGGAGCAGTCAGCGCGTCAACAGGCAGAAACCGCCAATCAAAGTAAGGATGATTTTTTATCCAATCTCTCTCACGAACTCCGTAACCCGCTTAATACGATCCTGGGTTGGGCGCAACTTCTGAGTAAAAAAAAGTTAGATGAAGCCACAGTCACTCGCGCCCTGGAGGTGATCGAGCGGAGTGCCAGAGCGCAATCTCAGTTAATCGAGGATCTCCTTGATGTTTCGAGGATTAACAGTGGAAAGCTACAATTAAACACTCGTCCGCTCGATCTAGCTTTGATAGTAAATGCGGCGATTGAGTCTATTCAATTGGCAGCAGAAACCAAAAACATTCAAGTTACTTCGCAGTTGGACTCGGCGCTCATTGTGGGAGATAGCGATCGCTTGCAGCAAGTTCTCTGGAATCTCCTCACTAATGCAATTAAGTTCACTTCATCCGGTGGGCGCGTGGAAGTGACGCTAACATCTGTGCAAAATCACGCTCAGATCCGAGTCTGCGACACAGGGCGAGGCATTGGGGCTGAGTTGCTACCTTATGTATTCGATCGCTTTCGTCAAGGCGATGCCAGCAGCAGCAAAGCGACTCAAGGGCTGGGTTTGGGCTTGTCGATTGTTTGGAATATTGTGGAACTACATGGCGGCACGGTACAAGCAGAAAGCCTCGGTGAAGCACAGGGAACGACGATGACGGTAAGGTTGCTTCTGCGATCACTTCCGCCGAGCCAATTGGAGCCAGTGGAACCTGATGTACCGAGTGATGCAGTTCCATCTTTAGGTGGTTTGCAGATCCTGGTTGTTGATGACGATTCGGATATCTGTAATTTTGTAACGTGGATCTTGGAAAATGCGGGAGCCGAAGTTGGAGTGGCTACCTCAGCTAAAGAAGCGATCGCCTCGCTAACCAAAACACCCAACCGATATGATGTACTGTTATCCGATATTGGTATGCCAGAGAACGACGGCTACTGGTTGATTCGTCAAGTCAGAGGGTTTGACGCGGAAACCGGAGGACAAATCCCAGCCGCCGCGTTAACTGCCTATGCTAGCGATCGGGATCGTCAACAGGCGATTGCGGCTGGTTTTCAAGCACATCTGGCTAAACCAATCGATCCTTCACAACTGATATTCACGGTGGCGAACTTGGTTGTAACTAGAAATACCAGTGCATAGGCAGGTGTCCTGTCTCTGCTTGCATAAGATAAAGAATATAGCGTTTCTCAGTTGGGTGGAATACATCGCGGTTATTTTGTTTTCGCCACCAACGTTAGGAACATGGCAATGCCATGTCCCTACAGATGTATCTCACCCAACCCTTGAATTGCTATAGTTTAAAATTGGGTTTTTTGACTCATTAAGTAGGAAAGAAATTAGTGCAACTCGTGGATATTTTAATCCTCTCAAATGGGCCTGGGGAGTTGGCAACCTGGGTGCGTCCAGTTGTGCGACGTTTAAGAGGACAGTTGGGAGATGAGCGAGAAAAGGTGCGGGTTTCTGTTGTATTGTCGCCTTGTACTCATGCTACCGGAAAAGAAGCAGCGATCGCACTCTCCTATCCAGAAGTAGACCGCGTACAGGGAGCAGATCATTTTTTAAAGTTTTTGCTTTGGGGAAAGACTGCCGAAAATTGGGAATGGCGCGATTGCGGTGTAGTAGTCTTTTTAGGAGGCGATCAATTTTTTGCCGTAGCGATTGGCAAACGCTTAAATTATCGTACCGTTGTCTATGCGGAATGGGAAGCTCGTTGGCAGGGCTGGATTGACAAATTTGGTGCGATGAAACCAGAGATTATCGCCAAAGTTCCTCAAAAATATGCCGATAAATTTACTGTTGTCGGGGATTTAATGGCAGACGTATCTCAAGAAGGCAAAGAAGACTCTTATACTGCCTCATTTTTACTCAGTCCGGAACTTATCGGATTACTTCCAGGATCGAAAGCGGCTAAACTAGCTCAAGGTGTGCCTTTGTGTTTAGCGATCGCAGAAAACATCCACAAACAACGTCCCCAAACTCAATTTGTAATTCCTGTTGCTCCTACTTTAGATTTATCAACTTTATCTAGATTTGCTGACAAAGACCAAAACCCAGTAATTGAACTGGTGAAAGGTTCTTCAGCCAAGCTTATCGTACCGGAACCGCCAGAGTTGCCATATTTCAAGACAGAGGCTGGATTGCGGGTGCAATTGTGGACGCGATCGCCTGCTTACGAATTATTATCCCAATGTTCGCTATGTTTTACCACCGTGGGAGCCAACACCGCTGAACTCGGTGCCTTAGCAGTACCAATGATCGTTTTACTGCCAACTCAACAACTTGATGCCATGCGAAGCTGGGATGGTTTGCCTGGGTTACTCGCCAACTTGCCACTATTAGGTTCCAGTTTTGCCAAAGCGATCAACTGGATAATAATGAAACAGGTAATGAAACAGGGGCGTTTATATGCTTGGCCTAATCTCTGGGCGAAATCGCAGGTAGTGCCAGAATTGGTAGGCAGACTACAAGCAGCAGAGGTGGCAGCACTGGCTTTAGATTATCTTAACCACCCGGAAAAATTACAACAAATGCGCGATCGCCTCAAAAGTCTTCGCGGTCAACCTGGTGCTGCGGAAAAACTAGCAACTTTAGTTTGTCAAGAGCTAGGAGTTATAAGTTAATAACTGCTCCCTATTTTAAGAAGATTTCCCATCTCTTCGACCTAGTTCATAAACGCCACAACTCATACAAGCTAGTATTCCCATACTAATTGCCCAGCTGCGTCCTAAACCGATTTCCACACCGTAATTGCAGGCGGCACCAACAATTAAAAAAGGTACAATGCTCAAAATGGAAGCATAAAAAGCGTTTTGTGATTCTCTACCCTTACGAGTTCTTTCAAATTCCTCATTAGAAGTGTATAGCGATCGCTCAGCAAAGTTAAACCAGCGATTTAGTTGTTCTGTAACCCATTCACTGGCTGGAGAGAAACCTAGATATAAAGCTAACGACCATAAAGAGGCACCAGCGATCGCAGTCGCATCGAGAGCGAATCTAAAAGGTAAAATTTCAGTCAGCATGAGTTTTAAAGCATTATATTTTTCACTTTTAGGAATTTTAACAAAATTAAAGAATCTCGCGAAATAGCCAATACCCCTCTACTGGGAGGCTTGACAGAGCTGCAATCTAGAGTAGAATACACCACGATCTTTGATTTTTTTTGGCAAAATACACCGTTGTGTGTAACTTATTTAAGCAGTCGAGGAGCGAATTAATGCAGCAAGCGCCAACGCCACCGAATCTCCAAAACCGCTTTCTGCGTCCCATATTTCTTCTACTTTTTCTAGGGCTGAGTTTAATTGGGTTAATGCCAGCAGTAGAACTTCAGGAGGAGAAAGTTGAGGCGAGGGAAATTAGAACAAATTCAGTATTAACTCGCAGTAGTTGGCAAGGTGCATCTTTCCCTGTCGAAAATTTTAAAGGCTACACTTCTGGCTTTGGCTACCGCCGTTCTCCCACTGACGCTTCTGGTTGGGAATTTCATCGCGGTTTAGACATTGCTGGGCCAGAAGGCAGCTACATCCGCAATTGGTGGGCAGGTTACGTCGTGGAAGTCTCAGACCATACCGCCTGCGGCACCTTAATTAAGATCCAATCTGGGCAATGGCAGCACGTCTACTGTCACCTGAAAGGGAGTGTAGGAACTGCCAATGGCAACCGTTATGTAATAGATCGTGGCGGTGGCATCATAATTTGGCAAGGTCAACAGCTCCCCGCAGGGGCACGGATTGGTCGTATAGGTATGACTGGGCGTACCACTGGCCCCCACCTGCATTGGGGCTTAAAGTACGCTAATAACTATGTAGATCCTGCCCAGGTTCTCCGAGCTATGTACTCTCAACAACCAGGCACCACTCAGCAATTTGCTCAGGGTTTCTCTGAGCAATTCACAGGACAGCCGTCTTGGGGTAGCTCTCAGGGGCGACGCACCATAGATTAGTGAAGTGGCTCGTGGATGGGGTACTACAGTTTTGGCGTGTTCTTAACCCTCTCCTTAGAGGAGAGGGTTAAGGAAGAATTTTTTCACGGGAGAGGCTTTAAAATTAACCCCCTTCCCTTGAAGGAAAGGGAAGGGGGTTAGGTGTGTATTAGACTCAACGGCGAAAGAAAAATAGATTAAAAGAGAACCTTTTTCTTTTTTTTTCTTTTTTCTACACGCTCTCTTTTAAAGGAGCGGAGGGAAGCACTAGCTCTTGCTTACGCTTTTGGATGTATTCATCAACGATCTGACGGAAGCGATCGCCTTCAATGGTTTCGTGGTCTAACAGCAGATCCACGAGCATATCTATCAAGGAGCGGTTTTCCAGAATTATCCGGCAAGCTTCTTTGTAGCAATGGTCAACAATTGAACGGACATGACCATCAATCCGAGCTGCAATCTCCTCCGAATACTCGCTGCGGTTCCCCCAATCTCGACCTAAAAATACTTCTCCATTCGGACTTTCTAGCGCCACAGGCCCAAGCTCGGACATTCCAAACCGTGTCACCATCTGTCGCGCTCGTTCCGTCACCTTCTCCAGGTCGTTACCCGCTCCAGTAGTTACTTCATCGTTGCCAAAGATGATTTCCTCTGCTGCTCTCCCGCCTAAGGTAGCAGTAATGCTGGAGAGAATTTGAGATTTGGAATCCAAACCTATCTCCTCGGCAGGAGTAAACCAAGTTAGCCCCAAAGCTTGCCCGCGAGGCAGTATGGTGACTTTCTCTAAAGGGTTGTGGTGGGGACTCAGGGTGCCGACGATTGCGTGACCAACCTCGTGATAAGCAATCAGACGCTTCTTCCTGCCATCTACCAAGGGTGTTCGTTCCATGCCAGCTACCACCCGGTCTATGGCATCGTTGATTTCTAGTTCTGAAACGGCTTCTTTCCGGCGACGAGCCGTTAAAATGGCGGCTTCGTTGAGCAGGTTGGCTAAATCAGCACCTGTGAAACCTGGGGTACGACGAGCGATCGCTTCTAAGGATACTTCCGGAGCGATTTTTTTGTTGCGGGCGTGTACATCCAAAATTTCCCGTCGTCCTTTCAGATCCGGGTAGTCTACTATTACTTGGCGGTCAAAGCGTCCCGGACGCAGTAATGCCGAATCTAGTACATCGGGACGGTTGGTGGCAGCAATAATAATAATCCCAGTGTTGCCTTCAAAGCCGTCCATTTCGGTCAGCAACTGGTTGAGGGTTTGTTCCCTCTCGTCGTTACCGCCGCCGATACCTGTGCCGCGTTGCCGTCCTACAGCGTCAATTTCATCGATGAAGATTAAACAAGGGGCGTTTTCCTTGGCTTTTTTAAACAAGTCGCGGACGCGGGATGCACCAACGCCGACAAACATTTCCACAAACTCAGATCCAGAGATGCTGAAAAATGGGACTCCAGCTTCGCCGGCGATCGCTTTTGCCAATAAAGTCTTACCCGTTCCCGGAGGGCCTACTAACAGCACTCCTTTGGGAATTCTCGCACCTATTGCTGTAAACCGTTCCGGTTGCTTCAGGAAAGTGACAACTTCTTCTAGTTCTTCTTTGGCTTCTTCAATCCCAGCTACATCGTCAAATTTGATTCCTGTTTTCGCCTCCATCTGGAATCTAGCTCTGGATTTGCCAAAGTTCATCGCTTGACCAGAGGAATTGCTAGAACGACGGAAAACGAACATTAAAACTGCCATTAAGAACAACAGCAAAAGTAAATTTGCCGCCACCCCCAAAACAGCCGCGTTATCCCCAGACGGTTGTACATCCAAGTCAATGTTTTTATCGCGGAGTCTTTCAATCAACTCTGGATTTTGCTCGAACAGCATCACCTCTTGACGCGGAGCTGTGGAGCTTTGCCCCTTTAATGTCACCCTAGCAATCTTGGTTGCTGGGTCAATTTCTACTTTGGTGACTTGGTTGGCATCAATTTTCTGCAACAGGTCGCCATAACTGAGGGTGTTCTGCTCTACCTTGGCAAGGGCTGGGGAACCCAACAACATCCCCTGAAAAATCATCAAACCTGCGGCAAGTTGCCAGAAGCGTTTCGGCTTCTTAGCACGATTCTCCTTAGAATTTTTTGGTTGTTCTTGCCCTGTCCATGCTCTCATTGAGGAATTGTTTTTCATACAAATGCCCTTTGCCTGCTGCTTTGACTGAACCTCTCACTTGCTGGATTTCCTGAGAAATATACCTGATTCAGCAGTTGAGTTAACCTTTCTACAATCTAGTTTAACTTTCTCTATTACAGCCGTGAGTGCTAACCGATCCGCTTTGTTTGACGGACTCATTGACAAAGTTCGCTTAAATCAGCTATCTTAAATGTAGTCATTACGACTTCGATTTATTTTGGCTTGATCTTAGCGGTCGATATGCAGATGAAATTTAATACAGCATATGCTGGAGTTTAGTTAAATATTTTTGCTGTTATTCAAATCAGTTTTTAACCCTAGTAGAGGCGAATATGGTCAAAATAGTTGGAATTGGCGGGAGTTTAAGACCTGCATCCCAGAGCCAGCAGGCTTTGAATTTAGCCGCTGGGCGGGTGCAAGCTTTGGGAGCTTCAGTAGAAATTCTCGATTTGCGACAGATGCAGTTGCCGTTCTGCAACGGGGAAAAAGAATATCCCGGCTTTCCGGATGTTGAGCGTTTG
This genomic window contains:
- a CDS encoding CheR family methyltransferase, whose protein sequence is MTSNQPFEQPTSESTGKASDTEQQDDVLFPIVGMAASAGGLEAFIDLLRHLPIDTGMAFVLIQHLSPDHKSLLTEILARETKMPVSEVKNGVAVEPNQVYIIPPNTKMILSQGMLQLAPREKVLGKYMPGDAFFTSLATERGTKAIAVVLSGGDGDGSLGLTEIKAAGGVTFAQCEGTAKFDSMPNTAVATGNVDFILPPQKIAEELAKLSRHPLIAHRSSPISVDNFSQSEDVLSIIFALLKSSTGVDFSDYKPNTLARRMQRRMLLYKLERLEDYAQYLKDHPAEVKALYEEILIHVTSFFRDSEAFQQLKEQVFPTITQNKSEDAPIRIWVAGCSTGEEVYSIAICLLEFLRDTSRQPIQIFATDISETAINKARSGVYQENQMVEVSPERRQRFFNKLENGGYQISKVVRELCIFARQDLGSDPPFSNLDLVSCRNVLIYLGEALQQRVMPSFHYSLNARGFLWLGTSESTGKFSGLFTLIDRKYRFYAKKLTVARPIFSFVTSQHPVSIMDSPKRINEITKDNFNLQKETDQLILNRYTPVGVVINEKMDVLQLRGKTDLYLRLPSGTPSFNVLKMVQDDLLLGLRTAVYQAQQQDVLVRKEGLQMVDGDRSKFVNIEVIPFKNDIAQERYFLVLFEEATAPIRHLNPIAPEDLEQNDLEQEIGRLKQELATAIQEQAAAHEYLQAALQEQEHTNQDLKVANEEILSSNEELQSTNEELETAKEEIQATNEELQTTNEELRSRNLELHAVNNDLINLLASSHIPILMLTNDLRVRRFTPMAQKLFNFIPTDVGRPFSDIRTTLELPDLEPLILEVIETLSPKELEVQTQAGYWYNLRIRPYRTTENRIDGAVVVLIDIDALKRSATTLETARKYAEAIVETVQMPLLVLDNKLRVNRANRSFYETFQVSSLETIQSSIFEIGNGQWDLPTMRSLLEDTFANDTPIANFEVEHCFEQIGQKTVRLTACRILQAGDVQMLLLAIEDISQQKQFEAEKSQLLVQEQSARQQAETANQSKDDFLSNLSHELRNPLNTILGWAQLLSKKKLDEATVTRALEVIERSARAQSQLIEDLLDVSRINSGKLQLNTRPLDLALIVNAAIESIQLAAETKNIQVTSQLDSALIVGDSDRLQQVLWNLLTNAIKFTSSGGRVEVTLTSVQNHAQIRVCDTGRGIGAELLPYVFDRFRQGDASSSKATQGLGLGLSIVWNIVELHGGTVQAESLGEAQGTTMTVRLLLRSLPPSQLEPVEPDVPSDAVPSLGGLQILVVDDDSDICNFVTWILENAGAEVGVATSAKEAIASLTKTPNRYDVLLSDIGMPENDGYWLIRQVRGFDAETGGQIPAAALTAYASDRDRQQAIAAGFQAHLAKPIDPSQLIFTVANLVVTRNTSA
- a CDS encoding lipid-A-disaccharide synthase, which translates into the protein MQLVDILILSNGPGELATWVRPVVRRLRGQLGDEREKVRVSVVLSPCTHATGKEAAIALSYPEVDRVQGADHFLKFLLWGKTAENWEWRDCGVVVFLGGDQFFAVAIGKRLNYRTVVYAEWEARWQGWIDKFGAMKPEIIAKVPQKYADKFTVVGDLMADVSQEGKEDSYTASFLLSPELIGLLPGSKAAKLAQGVPLCLAIAENIHKQRPQTQFVIPVAPTLDLSTLSRFADKDQNPVIELVKGSSAKLIVPEPPELPYFKTEAGLRVQLWTRSPAYELLSQCSLCFTTVGANTAELGALAVPMIVLLPTQQLDAMRSWDGLPGLLANLPLLGSSFAKAINWIIMKQVMKQGRLYAWPNLWAKSQVVPELVGRLQAAEVAALALDYLNHPEKLQQMRDRLKSLRGQPGAAEKLATLVCQELGVIS
- a CDS encoding M23 family metallopeptidase; protein product: MQQAPTPPNLQNRFLRPIFLLLFLGLSLIGLMPAVELQEEKVEAREIRTNSVLTRSSWQGASFPVENFKGYTSGFGYRRSPTDASGWEFHRGLDIAGPEGSYIRNWWAGYVVEVSDHTACGTLIKIQSGQWQHVYCHLKGSVGTANGNRYVIDRGGGIIIWQGQQLPAGARIGRIGMTGRTTGPHLHWGLKYANNYVDPAQVLRAMYSQQPGTTQQFAQGFSEQFTGQPSWGSSQGRRTID
- the ftsH gene encoding ATP-dependent zinc metalloprotease FtsH, which codes for MKNNSSMRAWTGQEQPKNSKENRAKKPKRFWQLAAGLMIFQGMLLGSPALAKVEQNTLSYGDLLQKIDANQVTKVEIDPATKIARVTLKGQSSTAPRQEVMLFEQNPELIERLRDKNIDLDVQPSGDNAAVLGVAANLLLLLFLMAVLMFVFRRSSNSSGQAMNFGKSRARFQMEAKTGIKFDDVAGIEEAKEELEEVVTFLKQPERFTAIGARIPKGVLLVGPPGTGKTLLAKAIAGEAGVPFFSISGSEFVEMFVGVGASRVRDLFKKAKENAPCLIFIDEIDAVGRQRGTGIGGGNDEREQTLNQLLTEMDGFEGNTGIIIIAATNRPDVLDSALLRPGRFDRQVIVDYPDLKGRREILDVHARNKKIAPEVSLEAIARRTPGFTGADLANLLNEAAILTARRRKEAVSELEINDAIDRVVAGMERTPLVDGRKKRLIAYHEVGHAIVGTLSPHHNPLEKVTILPRGQALGLTWFTPAEEIGLDSKSQILSSITATLGGRAAEEIIFGNDEVTTGAGNDLEKVTERARQMVTRFGMSELGPVALESPNGEVFLGRDWGNRSEYSEEIAARIDGHVRSIVDHCYKEACRIILENRSLIDMLVDLLLDHETIEGDRFRQIVDEYIQKRKQELVLPSAPLKESV